One Natator depressus isolate rNatDep1 chromosome 6, rNatDep2.hap1, whole genome shotgun sequence DNA window includes the following coding sequences:
- the CKB gene encoding creatine kinase B-type isoform X2: MAQLNNQRLPPDEEYPDLSAHNNHMAKVLTLDLYKKLRDRVSPSGFTLDDVIQTGVDNPGHPFIMTVGCVAGDEESYEVFKDLLDPIIKDRHGGYKPSDQHKTDLNPDHLQGGDDLDPSYVLSSRVRTGRSIRGFCLPPHCSRGERRAIEKLSVEALASLEGDLNGKYYALKNMTDAEQQQLIDDHFLFDKPVSPLLLASGMARDWPDGRGIWHNDNKTFLVWINEEDHLRVISMQKGGNMKEVFTRFCTGLTQIETLFKTKNYEFMWNPHLGYILTCPSNLGTGLRGGVHIKLPNLGKHEKFGEVLKRLRLQKRGTGGVDTAAVGGVFDVSNADRLGFSEVELVQMVVDGVKLLIEMEKRLEKGQTIDDLIPAQK, from the exons ATGGCCCAACTAAATAATCAGAGACTGCCTCCTGATGAGGAGTACCCGGACCTGAGCGCCCACAACAACCACATGGCCAAGGTGCTAACCCTGGACTTGTACAAGAAACTGAGAGACAGAGTTTCACCCAGTGGCTTCACCCTGGATGATGTCATTCAGACTGGGGTTGATAATCCTG gccaTCCCTTCATTATGACAGTAGGATGCGTAGCTGGTGATGAAGAATCTTATGAAGTGTTTAAGGATCTCCTTGACCCAATTATCAAGGACCGACATGGAGGCTACAAACCAAGTGACCAGCACAAGACTGATTTGAATCCTGATCACCTACAG GGTGGTGATGACTTGGACCCCAGCTATGTGCTAAGTTCCCGTGTCAGAACTGGTAGGAGCATCCGTGGATTCTGTCTTCCCCCTCATTGTAGCAGAGGAGAGAGACGGGCTATCGAGAAGCTTTCTGTTGAAG CCCTGGCTAGCCTGGAAGGTGACCTTAATGGAAAGTACTATGCTTTGAAAAACATGACTgatgcagagcagcagcagctgatcgATGATCACTTCCTATTTGATAAACCAGTTTCTCCTCTCCTGTTGGCTTCTGGAATGGCACGAGACTGGCCTGATGGCAGAGGCATTTG GCACAATGACAACAAGACCTTCCTTGTCTGGATCAATGAGGAAGATCACCTTAGAGTTATTTCCATGCAGAAAGGTGGCAACATGAAGGAAGTGTTCACCCGCTTCTGTACTGGGCTAACACAG ATTGAAACTCTCTTTAAGACCAAAAACTATGAGTTCATGTGGAATCCACACCTTGGCTACATCCTGACCTGCCCATCCAACCTTGGGACAGGTCTCCGTGGTGGTGTACACATCAAACTACCAAACCTTGGCAAGCATGAGAAGTTTGGAGAAGTCCTCAAGAGGCTGAGGCTGCAGAAGCGAGGCACTG GGGGTGTGGATACTGCTGCTGTTGGAGGAGTGTTTGATGTCTCCAATGCTGACCGGCTAGGCTTCTCTGAGGTAGAGCTGGTGCAGATGGTGGTTGATGGTGTGAAGCTACTGATTGAAATGGAAAAACGCCTTGAAAAAGGCCAGACCATTGATGACCTCATACCAGCTCAGAAATGA
- the CKB gene encoding creatine kinase B-type isoform X1, with translation MPFSNSHNLLKMKYSATDEFPDLSVHNNHMAKVLTLDLYKKLRDKQTSSGFTLDDVIQTGVDNPGHPFIMTVGCVAGDEESYEVFKDLLDPIIKDRHGGYKPSDQHKTDLNPDHLQGGDDLDPSYVLSSRVRTGRSIRGFCLPPHCSRGERRAIEKLSVEALASLEGDLNGKYYALKNMTDAEQQQLIDDHFLFDKPVSPLLLASGMARDWPDGRGIWHNDNKTFLVWINEEDHLRVISMQKGGNMKEVFTRFCTGLTQIETLFKTKNYEFMWNPHLGYILTCPSNLGTGLRGGVHIKLPNLGKHEKFGEVLKRLRLQKRGTGGVDTAAVGGVFDVSNADRLGFSEVELVQMVVDGVKLLIEMEKRLEKGQTIDDLIPAQK, from the exons ATGCCATTCTCAAACAGCCACAACCTCCTGAAGATGAAGTACTCTGCTACGGATGAGTTCCCAGACCTGAGTGTTCACAACAATCACATGGCCAAGGTGCTGACCCTGGACCTGTACAAGAAGTTGAGGGACAAACAGACTTCCAGTGGATTTACCCTGGATGATGTCATCCAAACTGGGGTTGACAACCCAG gccaTCCCTTCATTATGACAGTAGGATGCGTAGCTGGTGATGAAGAATCTTATGAAGTGTTTAAGGATCTCCTTGACCCAATTATCAAGGACCGACATGGAGGCTACAAACCAAGTGACCAGCACAAGACTGATTTGAATCCTGATCACCTACAG GGTGGTGATGACTTGGACCCCAGCTATGTGCTAAGTTCCCGTGTCAGAACTGGTAGGAGCATCCGTGGATTCTGTCTTCCCCCTCATTGTAGCAGAGGAGAGAGACGGGCTATCGAGAAGCTTTCTGTTGAAG CCCTGGCTAGCCTGGAAGGTGACCTTAATGGAAAGTACTATGCTTTGAAAAACATGACTgatgcagagcagcagcagctgatcgATGATCACTTCCTATTTGATAAACCAGTTTCTCCTCTCCTGTTGGCTTCTGGAATGGCACGAGACTGGCCTGATGGCAGAGGCATTTG GCACAATGACAACAAGACCTTCCTTGTCTGGATCAATGAGGAAGATCACCTTAGAGTTATTTCCATGCAGAAAGGTGGCAACATGAAGGAAGTGTTCACCCGCTTCTGTACTGGGCTAACACAG ATTGAAACTCTCTTTAAGACCAAAAACTATGAGTTCATGTGGAATCCACACCTTGGCTACATCCTGACCTGCCCATCCAACCTTGGGACAGGTCTCCGTGGTGGTGTACACATCAAACTACCAAACCTTGGCAAGCATGAGAAGTTTGGAGAAGTCCTCAAGAGGCTGAGGCTGCAGAAGCGAGGCACTG GGGGTGTGGATACTGCTGCTGTTGGAGGAGTGTTTGATGTCTCCAATGCTGACCGGCTAGGCTTCTCTGAGGTAGAGCTGGTGCAGATGGTGGTTGATGGTGTGAAGCTACTGATTGAAATGGAAAAACGCCTTGAAAAAGGCCAGACCATTGATGACCTCATACCAGCTCAGAAATGA